GGGCTATCTTCATTTAGATGAGCCTTTCAAACAGCTTATCACTCAAGGCATGGTTTTAAAAAATGGCGCTAAGATGAGCAAATCTAAAGGCAATGTCGTCAGCCCTAAAGAGATACTTAAAAAATACGGGGCCGATGCCGCAAGGCTCTTTATCCTTTTTGCTGCCCCACCGGCTAAAGAATTGGAATGGAATGACAGCGCTTTAGAAGGTGCGCACCGGTTTATCAAGCGCTTATACGATAAGGCTAACGCCATTACCCCTACCACTTCTAAGCCTGAATTTAAAGAAGTGATCCTGAATGAAACGCAAAAACTAGCTCGTAAAAAAGTCTATGAAGCGTTAAAAAAATCGCATGAAATTTTCAATAAGACTGAAAGCGCTTACGCGTTTAACACTTTGATCGCAAGCTGCATGGAGGCTTTAAACGCTTTGAACGCACAAAATAATGAGCAAATTTTATGCGAGGGTTATTTTGTGTTGTTGCAAATCTTAGAGCCTATTATCCCGCACACCGCATGGGAGTTGAGCGAGAGGCTTTTTAAAAGAGAGAATTTCAAGCCTATAGCGATCGATGAAGACGCTTTGATAGAAGACTTTATGACTTTAGGGCTTACCATTAATGGCAAAAGGCGCGCGGAATTGAAAGTCAATATTAACGCCAGCAAAGAAGAAATTATTGTTTTGGCTAAAAAAGAATTAGAGAAATATTTAGAAAAGGCGAGCGTTAAAAAAGAAATTTATGTGCCTAATAAGCTTGTTAATTTTGTTATCGCATGAGGGCTTTACTTTTTTTTATTTTATTGCTTTGGTTCAAGGGCTGTGGGTATAAACCCATCGCCGCTTACGCTCAAAACGCTTTAGGCGATAGCGTATATGTGAAACTCATTGTGAATTTGCCTAACCCTGAAAACTCCGTAGAGTTTAAGGATTTGATGAATCGTTTAGTCGTGCAACGCTTCCAAAACCGCCTAGCGAGTGAAAAAGATGCGGATTCCATTATTATTATAGAAATCACGAACGTAACCGATACGAGTATCACGCAAAATAAAGAAGGCTTTACGACTTTCTATCGCGCAACCGTGTCTGTGAATTACACCTATGATAATAAAAGAGGCACACAAAAGACTTTTCAAAATAGCGGGTATTACAACTACGCTGTGAATTTGCAAGACCCCCTTAACACCTACCAGAACCGCTATTATGCTATCAATCAGGCTGTGGAACAAACTTTGACTAAATTTGTGGCTCAAATCGCTTATGAGGGGAAATTCAATAATGAAAAATAGCTCTTTGAATGGATTAAAGGCGTTTTTAGAAACAAAGCCTAAAGAATACCACAAGTTTGATCCTAGCCGTTTCATTCAAATTTATAAAGATTTTAAGAACGCTTTTTTTGAGATTCAAGCGAAAGTCATTCATGTGGTAGGGACTAATGGCAAGGGCAGCACAGGGCGGTTTTTAACTCTTTTATTGGCCGATCAAAATTTTAAGGTGTTGCATTTCACCTCCCCTCATGTTTTTGAATTTAGGGAGCGCTTTTTTTTGAATGATTCTATTGTTAAAGAAAGCGTTTTAGAAAACGCCCACCAGCAATTGCAATCGCACGCTTTCAGCAGCGCTTGCTCGTATTTTGAATACGCTACCTTACTAGCTGTCATGCTCGCTAAAGATTGCGATTATTTGGTTTTAGAAGCGGGGCTTGGGGGGGAGTTTGACAGCACGAACGCTTTAGAAAAAACCCTAAGCGTTTTCACTCCCATTGATTACGATCATAAGGAATTTTTAGGGGATAGTTTAGAAAGCATTGCGACTACTAAATTAAAAGCGATGGGCTCTCTTAGTATCATCGCTCCCCAACAAGAACTGGTTTTAAATATCGCTCAAAAGATCGCCAAAGAAAAACACGCGCAATTGATTGTGGTTCAAAATGAAATTTCAAAAGGAGTCATGGACTATATTGAACGCCACCATTTAGCCTATTTTTTAGCGATGAATTTAGAAGTGGCCCTAAAAGCGTTTGAAACGCTATTGCCATGCAATAAACAAGAAGTTTTAAAAAACCTAAAGCCCCTAAATTTAATCGGCCGTTGCGAGCTTTTAAGCCCTAATATTTTAATAGACGTGGGGCATAACCCCCATAGCGCTAAAGCCTTAAAAGAAGAAATCAAACGCATTTTTAACGCTAAAATCATTTTAATTTATAACTGCTATCAAGATAAAGACGCTTTTTTGGTGCTAGAAATTTTAAAGCCTGTCATTAAAAAGGTTTTGATTTTAGAATTGCATAATGAAAGAATTATCCAATTAGAAAAACTTAAAGGGATTTTAGAAACTTTAGGGTTAGAACACGCTTTGTTTGAAGATTTGGAAGAAAATGAAAATTATTTGGTGTATGGCTCATTTTTGGTAGCCAACGCTTTTTATGAACGCTATCCAAAGAAGAGGGATTGATGCCGCAAAACCAGCTTGTGATCACCATCATTGATGAATCAGGCTCTAAACAGCTCAAATTTTCTAAAAATTTAAAACGCAACCTCATCATTTCTGTTATCATTCTTTTATTGATCGTAGGGCTTGGCGTAGGGTTTTTAAAATTTTTAATCGCTAAAATGGATACGATGACAAGCGAGAGGAATGCGGTTTTAAGGGATTTTAGGGATTTGTATCAAAAAAATTACACTTTGACAAAAGAGATTAAAAACAAGCGAGAAGAGCTTTTTATTGTGGGGCAAAAGATTCGTGGGTTGGAATCCTTGATTGAAATCAAAAGAGGGGCCAATGGGGGCGTGCATCTCTATGATGAAGTGGATTTAGAAAATTTGAATCTGGCTCAAAAACATTTAGCGCTCATGCTCATTCCTAATGGCATGCCCTTGAAAACTTATAGCGCTATCAAACCCACCAAAGAAAGGAACCACCCCATTAAAAAAATTAAGGGCGTTGAATCCGGGATTGATTTTATCGCGCCATTAAACACGCCTGTTTATGCGAGCGCTGATGGGATTGTGGATTTTGTGAAGACCAATTCTAATGTGGGGTATGGGAACTTGGTGCGCATTGAACATGCGTTTGGTTTTAGCTCCATCTACACGCATTTAGATCATGTCAATGTGCAGCCTAAAAGCTTTATCCAAAAAGGGCAGTTGGTTGGCTATAGCGGGAAGAGCGGTAATAGCGGCGGTGAAAAATTGCATTATGAAGTGCGCTTTTTGGGTAAAATTTTAGACATGCAAAAATTTTTGGCATGGGATTTGGATCATTTCCAAAGCGCTTTAGAAGAAAATAAATTTATTGAATGGAAGAATTTGTTTTGGGTTTTAGAAGACATTGTCCAGCTCCAAGAGCATGTGGATAAAGACGCGCTAATAAGCCAGTAAGGATTTTGGTGTTTTTAGACAGGCGTTTGATTGTGATGGTTACGGACTCTAAAGGGAGCCGTTATATTAATGTTCATATCTTATTCCGTCAAATTGGCTTGTATGCGCTGTTGAGCGTTGTGGGATCTTTATTGTTTTTAGGCATTTCGTTACTGGTTTTAAATAAAGAGATTAAAAATATTGACAAGCAGCATGCTTTAATCACTAAAGAATTTGAGAAAAAAAAAGAGACGAATGAAAAGCTTTCTTTGCAAATGGATGAATTTTTAGACGATTTGCAACTTTCAGGGGAACGCATCAACGATTTAGAAGAAGTGGTGGGAGTGAATAAGCCTGAAGAAGAAAAAGAAGAGAGCAATTTTTCCAGCCGCCTGGATGTCGCTGGGATTACCGGGCTTCAAAAAAGCTTTATCATGCGCCTTATCCCTAATGACTACCCGCTAGAATCCTATCGGCGCGTTTCAGCCGCCTTCAATAAAAGAATCCACCCTATTTTGCATGTGTTGCACAACCATACCGGGCTTGATTTAAGCACCGCTATTAACACCCCTGTGTATGCGAGCGCGAGCGGGGTAGTGGGGTTAGCGAGCAAAGGGTGGAATGGAGGGTATGGGAATTTGATTAAAGTTTTCCACCCTTTTGGTTTTAAAACCTACTACGCCCATTTGAATAAAATCGTCGTAAAAACGGGCGAATTTGTCAAAAAAGGGCAGTTGATTGGGTATAGTGGTAATACAGGGATGAGCACGGGGCCGCATTTGCATTATGAAGTGCGGTTTTTAAATCAGCCCATAAACCCCATGAGTTTCACCAAATGGAACATGAAAAATTTTGAAGAAGTTTTTAATAAAGAAAGGAGCATCAGATGGCAATCTTTGATAACAATAATAAATCGGCTAATGCAAAAACAGGACCAGTGACTATCATCGCTCAAGGCACAAAAATAAAGGGTGAGCTTCATTTGGATTACCATTTGCACATAGATGGCGAATTAGAGGGGGTGGTGCATTCTAAAAGCACGGTGGTGATCGGACAAACCGGCTCGGTAGTGGGTGAGATTTTCGCTAATAAATTAGTAGTCAATGGCAAGTTTACTGGCACGGTGGAAGCGGAAGTGGTAGAAATCATGCCTTTAGGGCGCCTTGATGGTAAAATCTCTAGCCAAGAGCTTGTGGTGGAAAGGAAGGGGATTTTGATTGGGGAAACTCGCCCTAAGAATATTCAAGGGGGGGCGTTGTTAATCAATGAGCAAGAAAAGAAGATTGAAAATAAATAGGGAATGATCCAATCTAGCCTTTATAAAGCCTTAAATGAAGGCTTTGATTATCAAATACTCGCTTGTAAGGATTTTAAAGAATCCAAGCTCGCTAAAGAAGTCATAAGCTATTTTAAGCCAAATACCAAAGCCATTCTTTTCCCGGAGTTTAGGGCTAAAAAAAACGACGATTTGCGTTCGTTTTTTGAAGAATTTTTACAGCTTTTAGGGGGTTTGAGGGAGTTTTATCAGGCCTTAGAGAACAAGCAAGAAACTATCATCATTGCCCCTATTAGCGCTTTATTACACCCTTTACCCAAAAAAGAACTTTTAGAGAGCTTTAAAATCACTCTTTTAGAAAAATATAACCTTAAGGATTTGAAAGACAAGCTCTTTTATTATGGTTATGAAATTTTAGACTTAGTGGAAGTGGAAGGCGAAGCGAGCTTTAGGGGGGATATTGTGGATATTTATGCGCCCAATTCTAAAGCGTATCGCTTGAGTTTTTTTGACACGGAGTGTGAGAGCATTAAGGAATTTGACCCTACCACTCAAATGAGCCTTAAAGAAGATTTGTTAGAAATTGAAGTCCCCCCCACGCTTTTTAGTTTGGACGAACCATCTTATAAGGATCTGAAAACAAAAGTGGAGCAAAGCCCCTTAAATAGCTTTTCTAAAGATTTGACCAGTTTTGGTTTGTGGTTTTTAGGAGAAAAAGCGCAAGACTTACTAATCGTTTATAAAAGCGTTATAAGCCCTAGAGCTTTAGAAGAAATTCAAGAATTAGCGAGCTTAAACGAATTGGATTGTGAGTGTTTCAAATTTTTAAAGGTTTTAGAAAACGCGCAAGGTTATGAAGATTTAGAAATCCATGCGCATGCCCTAGAAGGCTTTATCGCTTTGCATTCAAATCATAAAATCACGCTCCTAGCCCCCAATAAAACGATTTTAGACAACGCGATAAGCACACTTGAAAAAAGCAGCATGGAATGCGTGATCGCCCCCTTTGTGTTAAATTTTAAAACCCCTGATAGGATTTTTATCTCGCTCAATTCTTTTGAAAGGAAGAAAAAACGCCAAAAATCCAAGCTCGCCTTGAACGAATTGAATCCGGGTGAATGGGTGGTGCATGATGATTATGGGGTGGGCGTGTTTTCTCAATTAGTCCAGCACAGCGTTTTAGGGAGCAAGAGGGATTTTTTAGAAATCGCTTATTTGGGCGAAGACAAACTGCTATTACCGGTAGAAAACTTGCATCTCATCGCTCGCTATGTGGCGCAAAGCGATAGCGTGCCGGTTAAAGACCGGCTAGGGAAGGGGAGTTTCCTCAAACTAAAAGCTAAAGTCAGGACTAAGCTTTTAGAGATTGCTAGCAAGATCATTGAATTAGCAGCTGAACGCAATTTGATCTTGGGTAAAAAGATGGATGTGCATTTGGCGGAGTTGGAAGTCTTTAAATCGCATGCGGGGTTTGAATACACCAGCGATCAAGAAAAAGCCATCGCTGAAATTTCAAGGGATTTAAGCTCTCACAAGGTGATGGACAGGTTATTGAGTGGGGATGTGGGTTTTGGGAAAACGGAAGTGGCGATGCATGCAATTTTTTGCGCGTTTTTGAACGGCTTTCAAAGCGCTTTAGTTGTGCCTACCACTTTATTAGCGCACCAGCATTTTGAGACTTTAAGGGCGCGTTTTGAAAATTTTGGCGTTAAAGTGGCTCGTTTGGATCGGTATGCGAGCGAAAAAAACAAGCTTTTAAAGGCGGTGGAATTAGGGCAAGTTGATGCGCTAATAGGCACGCATGCGATTTTAGGCGCAAAATTCAAAAACTTGGGCTTAGTGGTGGTAGATGAAGAGCATAAATTTGGCGTGAAACAAAAAGAAGCTTTAAAAGAATTGAGCAAAAGCGTGCATTTTTTAAGCATGTCTGCTACGCCTATCCCGCGCACTCTAAACATGGCGCTCTCTCAAATTAAGGGCATTAGCTCTTTAAAAACCCCACCCACAGACAGAAAGCCCAGCCGCACTTTTTTGAAAGAAAAGAATGACGAGCTTTTAAAAGAGATTATTCATAGAGAATTACGCCGTAACGGGCAAATTTTTTACATCCATAACCACATCGCTAGCATTTCAAAAGTCAAAACCAAGCTAGAAAATTTAATCCCTAAACTCAAAATCGCCATTTTGCATTCCCAAATTAACGCTAACGAGAGCGAAGAAATCATGCTAGAGTTTGCTAAGGGGAGCTATCAGGTTTTGTTATGCACTTCTATTGTGGAATCAGGGATTCATTTGCCTAACGCTAACACGATCATTATAGATAACGCACAAAATTTCGGGCTGGCTGATTTGCACCAATTAAGAGGGCGTGTGGGGAGAGGCAAAAAAGAAGGCTTTTGCTATTTCCTCATAGAAGATCAAAAAAGTTTGAACGAACAGGCTTTAAAACGCTTGCTCGCTTTAGAAAAAAATTCGTATTTGGGCAGTGGGGAGAGTATCGCCTATCATGATTTAGAAATCAGGGGGGGCGGGAATTTGCTTGGGCAGGATCAGAGCGGGCACATTAAAAACATCGGTTATGCGCTCTATACGCGCATGCTTGAAGACGCAATTTATGAATTGAGTGGGGGGAAGAAAAGGCTTGAAAAAAGCGTAGAAATCCAACTTGGCGTGAGCGCTTTTTTAAACCCTGAACTCATCGCAAGCGATAGTTTGAGGTTGGATCTATACCGCCGTTTGAGTTTGTGTGAGAATGTAGATGAGGTGGGGCAAATCCATGAAGAAATAGAAGACAGGTTTGGTAAAATGGACGATTTGAGCGCTCAATTTTTGCAAATCATTACGCTTAAAATCTTAGCCAACCAGCTTGGCATCCTTAAACTTTCTAATTTCAATCAAAACATCACCCTTACTTATAACGATGAAATAAAAGAAAGCCTGAAAGCCCCAAGCAAAGACGATAACGATATTTTAGAAACCCTTTTGAAACATTTGCGCGCTCAAATTTCTTTAAAACGGCGTTAAAAAGCGTTTGATTTTAGTCTCAATTTGTTATTTTAAAAAAATTATTAAGAGAGTTTGTTGTAAAATAGGGATTTGCTAGGCCTTTAGTCGTTAAAAGGTAATTATCATTAAGGAGTTTTTAATCATGGCAGATATTCAAAGGCGTGATTTTTTAGGAATGAGCCTTGCTAGCGTTACAGCTATAGGGGCGATAGCGAGTCTGGTAGCGATGAAAAAGACTTGGGATCCTCTCCCAAGCGTTGTTTCAGCTGGTTTTACAACCATAGATGTGGCGAACATGCAAGAAGGGCAGTTTTCCACGGTGGAATGGCGTGGGAAACCGGTCTATATCCTCAAGCGTTCTAAAAAAGAGGGCTTTAATGAAAAGCGCGATTTTAAAATTGGCGAGAGCGTTTTTACCACAGCCATTCAAATTTGCACGCATTTAGGGTGTATCCCCACTTATCAAGATGAAGAAAAAGGCTTTTTATGCCCATGCCATGGGGGGCGTTTCACGGCTGATGGCGTGAATATTGCCGGCACCCCCCCTCCACGCCCTTTTGATATTCCGCCCTTTAAAATTGAAGGCACTAAAATCACTTTTGGTGAAGCCGGGGCTGAATACAAGAAAATGATGGCTAAAGCGTAAGGAGAGTTCCATGGCAGAGATAAAAAAAGCGAAGAATTTAGGCGAGTGGCTAGACATGCGTCTTGGCACTAACAAGCTTGTTAAAGTGCTAATGACAGAATATTGGATCCCTAAAAATATTAATTTCTTATGGGCGATGGGGGTGATTTTATTAACCCTTTTTGGCGTGCTTGTGGTCTCAGGGATTTTCTTGCTCATGTATTACAAGCCTGATGCGAAAATGGCGTTTGATAGCGTGAATTTCACCATCATGCAAGAAGTGGCTTATGGCTGGCTTTGGCGCCACATGCATGCCACGGCAGCGAGCATGATTTTTGTCATCATTTATATCCACATGTTTGTTGGCATCTATTATGGCTCTTACAAAAAGGGCCGTGAGATGATTTGGATTAGCGGGATGATTTTGTTTGTGGTCTTTAGCGC
This DNA window, taken from Helicobacter pylori, encodes the following:
- the lptE gene encoding LPS assembly lipoprotein LptE, which gives rise to MRALLFFILLLWFKGCGYKPIAAYAQNALGDSVYVKLIVNLPNPENSVEFKDLMNRLVVQRFQNRLASEKDADSIIIIEITNVTDTSITQNKEGFTTFYRATVSVNYTYDNKRGTQKTFQNSGYYNYAVNLQDPLNTYQNRYYAINQAVEQTLTKFVAQIAYEGKFNNEK
- a CDS encoding bifunctional folylpolyglutamate synthase/dihydrofolate synthase produces the protein MKNSSLNGLKAFLETKPKEYHKFDPSRFIQIYKDFKNAFFEIQAKVIHVVGTNGKGSTGRFLTLLLADQNFKVLHFTSPHVFEFRERFFLNDSIVKESVLENAHQQLQSHAFSSACSYFEYATLLAVMLAKDCDYLVLEAGLGGEFDSTNALEKTLSVFTPIDYDHKEFLGDSLESIATTKLKAMGSLSIIAPQQELVLNIAQKIAKEKHAQLIVVQNEISKGVMDYIERHHLAYFLAMNLEVALKAFETLLPCNKQEVLKNLKPLNLIGRCELLSPNILIDVGHNPHSAKALKEEIKRIFNAKIILIYNCYQDKDAFLVLEILKPVIKKVLILELHNERIIQLEKLKGILETLGLEHALFEDLEENENYLVYGSFLVANAFYERYPKKRD
- the csd2 gene encoding M23B family cell shape-determining DD-metalloendopeptidase Csd2 → MPQNQLVITIIDESGSKQLKFSKNLKRNLIISVIILLLIVGLGVGFLKFLIAKMDTMTSERNAVLRDFRDLYQKNYTLTKEIKNKREELFIVGQKIRGLESLIEIKRGANGGVHLYDEVDLENLNLAQKHLALMLIPNGMPLKTYSAIKPTKERNHPIKKIKGVESGIDFIAPLNTPVYASADGIVDFVKTNSNVGYGNLVRIEHAFGFSSIYTHLDHVNVQPKSFIQKGQLVGYSGKSGNSGGEKLHYEVRFLGKILDMQKFLAWDLDHFQSALEENKFIEWKNLFWVLEDIVQLQEHVDKDALISQ
- the csd1 gene encoding peptidoglycan DD-metalloendopeptidase Csd1; translated protein: MFLDRRLIVMVTDSKGSRYINVHILFRQIGLYALLSVVGSLLFLGISLLVLNKEIKNIDKQHALITKEFEKKKETNEKLSLQMDEFLDDLQLSGERINDLEEVVGVNKPEEEKEESNFSSRLDVAGITGLQKSFIMRLIPNDYPLESYRRVSAAFNKRIHPILHVLHNHTGLDLSTAINTPVYASASGVVGLASKGWNGGYGNLIKVFHPFGFKTYYAHLNKIVVKTGEFVKKGQLIGYSGNTGMSTGPHLHYEVRFLNQPINPMSFTKWNMKNFEEVFNKERSIRWQSLITIINRLMQKQDQ
- a CDS encoding bactofilin family protein, with amino-acid sequence MAIFDNNNKSANAKTGPVTIIAQGTKIKGELHLDYHLHIDGELEGVVHSKSTVVIGQTGSVVGEIFANKLVVNGKFTGTVEAEVVEIMPLGRLDGKISSQELVVERKGILIGETRPKNIQGGALLINEQEKKIENK
- the mfd gene encoding transcription-repair coupling factor — translated: MIQSSLYKALNEGFDYQILACKDFKESKLAKEVISYFKPNTKAILFPEFRAKKNDDLRSFFEEFLQLLGGLREFYQALENKQETIIIAPISALLHPLPKKELLESFKITLLEKYNLKDLKDKLFYYGYEILDLVEVEGEASFRGDIVDIYAPNSKAYRLSFFDTECESIKEFDPTTQMSLKEDLLEIEVPPTLFSLDEPSYKDLKTKVEQSPLNSFSKDLTSFGLWFLGEKAQDLLIVYKSVISPRALEEIQELASLNELDCECFKFLKVLENAQGYEDLEIHAHALEGFIALHSNHKITLLAPNKTILDNAISTLEKSSMECVIAPFVLNFKTPDRIFISLNSFERKKKRQKSKLALNELNPGEWVVHDDYGVGVFSQLVQHSVLGSKRDFLEIAYLGEDKLLLPVENLHLIARYVAQSDSVPVKDRLGKGSFLKLKAKVRTKLLEIASKIIELAAERNLILGKKMDVHLAELEVFKSHAGFEYTSDQEKAIAEISRDLSSHKVMDRLLSGDVGFGKTEVAMHAIFCAFLNGFQSALVVPTTLLAHQHFETLRARFENFGVKVARLDRYASEKNKLLKAVELGQVDALIGTHAILGAKFKNLGLVVVDEEHKFGVKQKEALKELSKSVHFLSMSATPIPRTLNMALSQIKGISSLKTPPTDRKPSRTFLKEKNDELLKEIIHRELRRNGQIFYIHNHIASISKVKTKLENLIPKLKIAILHSQINANESEEIMLEFAKGSYQVLLCTSIVESGIHLPNANTIIIDNAQNFGLADLHQLRGRVGRGKKEGFCYFLIEDQKSLNEQALKRLLALEKNSYLGSGESIAYHDLEIRGGGNLLGQDQSGHIKNIGYALYTRMLEDAIYELSGGKKRLEKSVEIQLGVSAFLNPELIASDSLRLDLYRRLSLCENVDEVGQIHEEIEDRFGKMDDLSAQFLQIITLKILANQLGILKLSNFNQNITLTYNDEIKESLKAPSKDDNDILETLLKHLRAQISLKRR
- the petA gene encoding ubiquinol-cytochrome c reductase iron-sulfur subunit: MADIQRRDFLGMSLASVTAIGAIASLVAMKKTWDPLPSVVSAGFTTIDVANMQEGQFSTVEWRGKPVYILKRSKKEGFNEKRDFKIGESVFTTAIQICTHLGCIPTYQDEEKGFLCPCHGGRFTADGVNIAGTPPPRPFDIPPFKIEGTKITFGEAGAEYKKMMAKA